The nucleotide window ACGAGTCTGGAAGAATAAAAATCGCTTATTGACCGAGCGATATGAGTACGCCACCGGAGGCAAGACCGGCTATACGGATCGTGCGAAACGAACGCTTGTGACGTCTGCAAAAAAAGATGACATGGAATTAATTGCCGTTACATTGAATGCACCCTCGGATTGGGATGACCATGTGCGCATGTTTGAATATGGATTTGACACTTATGAAATGCATCGATTGATTGATGCAGGTGAACTTGAAAGGGGACAAGATGAACGTTACGAAGATTATGAAGTACATCGATCTGTCACATATCCATTAAGCGAAGATGAATCCGCTCGTGTTTTGCCAAAAATCGCATGGACAACCGATGAACATTTGCCTTTCGCCGGATACCTTCAGTTTCAATTGGATAACGAGGTCATTTCCGAACAACCGATTTTTCGGGAAGAAGTTGAAGATACAACGGAGGAGCTTTCTTTTTGGGAGCGATTAAAAAACCGTTTCCAACAGATGATGGAGTGATCGAGAATGATTAATTGGATCTGGATGACGATGCTTGTTACAGGCCTGGTTTTTGCAATGTTTACCGGCAATATGGAGGAAGTAAATGAAGCGATATTTGAAGGCGCGGAAGAAGCGGTTGTTCTCTGTTTCGGTCTGATCAGCATTCTCGTTTTTTGGTTGGGGATGATGAGAATTGCACAAGAAGGAGGGCTCCTTACGCTACTTTCCAAAGTCATGTCTCCCCTCGTCCGGCGGCTATTTCCGGAAGTGCCAAAAGATCATCCTGCCATGGGGTATATTTTGTCCAACATGACCGCGAACATGTTCGGGCTTGGAAATGCCGCGACACCGATGGGAATAAAAGCGATGGAACAGTTAAAAGAATTAAACGGGGGAAAAGATGAAGCCAGCCGCTCCATGATTACGTTTCTTGCGATTAATACCGCCAGTTTGACATTAATTCCGACAACGGTCATTGCGATTCGGATGACGTATGATTCTGAAAACCCCGGTGAAATTATCGGCACGACGATCGCGGCAACGGCAGTCGCCGTCATTAGTGCAATAGCAATCGACCGCTTTTTTCACTGGCGTCGAGTGCAACGGGCGAGGGCAAAATAAATGGCTATATTTACGACCATATCCATGTATATCATTCCCCTGTTGTTGTTTGTCATTCTTGTAAGTGCCATCATCAAGCAAGTACCGGCATACGAAACGTTTGTTGAAGGAGCAAAAGATGGTTTTCAAATGGCGATTTCCATCATCCCTTATCTCGTTGCCATGCTGGTCGCCATCTCTGTTTTTCGCGCATCCGGTGCGCTGGATTTTCTACTCGAAGGCATTCGCCCGGTCCTCGCATTGATCGGCGTGCCGACGGAAATCGTGCCGTTGGCTGTGATGCGCCCCCTTTCCGGCACAGGCGCGCTTGGCGTAATGAGTGATTTATTGGCTGTGCACGGGCCGGATTCATTTATCGGCCGGTTGGCATCCACGATGCAAGGGAGTACGGATACAACCTTTTACGTACTCACAGTCTATTTTGGCGCCGTAGGCATTAAAAAGATCGGTGATTCTCTGAAAGTCGGACTGCTCGCGGATATATGCGGGCTTGCTGCGGCGATTTTTTTCGTTACACTCGTTTTTGGTTCCATGTGATCGATGATAAACGTCCAGTCCTGCTCACGCCGCCGGGGGCGATAAATGTTAGCATATATATCTAGCTTTTATACAGTCAATCGGATTTTATAAAATCGGGGGCTACACCATAGGAACTTTTGAAACATTGCACTAGCTGAAATAAAAGGTCACACCTGCAAAGGCCACTGAGGTACGGGTTTGATTTGGGTTGCCCTTCTTTGCACAGGCTGGTATCGATCTAAAATCAAGGTGACCGCCGAAAACAGAACGATGGGTGGCTTCTATCGATCCCAAATCTGGGTGACCGCTGAAAACAGAACGATGGGCGGATGCTTGCGGTCGATTGACACGGGGGGTGCCCGATGCTGGGTGACCGAGTAATTCAACGACTCAACACCAGAGCAACGTTTTAATAGTATTTTCCTGCACAAAAAATCCAGCCAAACGATGATCTGCCATGGCCCCTGAGGACTCAACATGCAGTTTTTAACCTCGAGTAGTCTTCAAAGGAACGGGAGATATGTGAATAGGAGTTTTGGAAAGAATCCTTGAGCCAGACCTCTAGCCTATATCGCCATTTCGGCTGTATAGGCTTTTCTTTTTGCTCAAGAATCACGCGCTCCTGCGGTTAAAAAGCAAGCGCTTGAGAAAAGCTAAAGGGAAGGGTATGATGGGGGCTGAGGTGAAAGTAGATGGAGCGATTGCAGAAAGTGATCGCGCACGCAGGTGTAACGTCTCGTCGCAAAGCAGAGGATTACATCGTCGCCGGGCGCGTCAGCGTGAATGGAAAAACCGTAACGGAATTGGGAACGAAAGTACCCGAGAAAGCAACGATTGAAGTGGACGGCATCCCGATTCAACGGGAAGTGCCCGTTTTTTACCTGTTGTATAAACCGAAAAAGGTGATATCGGCTGTACAGGATGATAAAAATCGGGCCGTGGTTACTGATTATATTGACGAACCCGAAGCGCGAATTTATCCGATTGGAAGGTTGGATTATGATACATCCGGCTTGCTATTGTTAACAAACGATGGGGATTTTGCGAATGTAATGATGCACCCCCGGGGCAATATCAAAAAAACATACATTGCAAAGGTAAAGGGCAAACCATCAAAAGACACATTGCAGAGACTTTCCCGCGGCATTGAACTGGAAGACGGAAAAACAGCCCCTGCGAAAGTCTCTTTTAAATCCGGCAATAAAAAGAACGATACGTCCAT belongs to Salicibibacter cibi and includes:
- a CDS encoding spore maturation protein, producing MAIFTTISMYIIPLLLFVILVSAIIKQVPAYETFVEGAKDGFQMAISIIPYLVAMLVAISVFRASGALDFLLEGIRPVLALIGVPTEIVPLAVMRPLSGTGALGVMSDLLAVHGPDSFIGRLASTMQGSTDTTFYVLTVYFGAVGIKKIGDSLKVGLLADICGLAAAIFFVTLVFGSM
- a CDS encoding pseudouridine synthase, which gives rise to MERLQKVIAHAGVTSRRKAEDYIVAGRVSVNGKTVTELGTKVPEKATIEVDGIPIQREVPVFYLLYKPKKVISAVQDDKNRAVVTDYIDEPEARIYPIGRLDYDTSGLLLLTNDGDFANVMMHPRGNIKKTYIAKVKGKPSKDTLQRLSRGIELEDGKTAPAKVSFKSGNKKNDTSIIELVISEGRNHQIKRMLETVGHPVLKLKRERYAFLALDGLNPGDFRALKPVEVARLREMAVT
- a CDS encoding nucleoside recognition domain-containing protein, with protein sequence MINWIWMTMLVTGLVFAMFTGNMEEVNEAIFEGAEEAVVLCFGLISILVFWLGMMRIAQEGGLLTLLSKVMSPLVRRLFPEVPKDHPAMGYILSNMTANMFGLGNAATPMGIKAMEQLKELNGGKDEASRSMITFLAINTASLTLIPTTVIAIRMTYDSENPGEIIGTTIAATAVAVISAIAIDRFFHWRRVQRARAK